A single region of the Nicotiana sylvestris chromosome 6, ASM39365v2, whole genome shotgun sequence genome encodes:
- the LOC104234895 gene encoding protein REDUCED CHLOROPLAST COVERAGE 3, whose amino-acid sequence MAPRSGRGKGNKAKTDKKKKEEKVIPSILDISIVTPYETEVVLKGISTDKILDVRKLLAANVETCHFTNYSLSHEVKGPKLNDKLDVAILKPCLLRMVEEDYTEESQAVDHVRRLLDIVACTTRFAKAKAGKSTTPSAAGAGTESRAKKHKAQRNASSRPASPSDGVPPLSPSASAAQEENEMVAIHPIPKLSDFYEFFSLSNLSPPILSLKRGDCNDAKTRRDGDYFELQIKICNGKTLQVVAAAKGFYTLGKPLMRSHCLVDLLQQLSQAFANAYESLMKAFTEHNKFGNLPYGFRANTWLVPPSVVDSASNFIPLPVEDESWGGNGGGQGRNGEHDHRSWATDFAVLANLPCKTEEERVVRDRKAFLLHNLFLDVSIFKAVSAIYKVMDSTSRGTSNCALGSVLSEDCIGDLSITVKRDFGDASLKEAKVIGSRDFNESAEDVAQRNLVKGVTADESVVIHDTSSLSMVSVRHCGYTAIVKVVGDIKVDKSLPQDIKIDDQPDGGANALNINSLRLLLNKPMTAGFSGGGQLPQSDLDDHANSMSLVHKIIKDGLSKLQGMDDKSKGSIRWELGSCWVQHLQKQETPSEDTVGNDGKAEPTVKGLGRQFKMLKKRETRPSNVSSMDDNEADDVTASTLNAESGSTELSNGTPKCETEWRRFVSQEAYLRFKESGMDLHLKSVDELVEMARKYYDEVAIPKLVTDFASLELSPVDGRTLTDFMHLRGLQMRSLGRVVELAEKLPHIQSLCIHEMVTRAFKHVLRAVIASIDNVANLSAAIASSLNFLFGSSTTEDSDENHILKMQWLREFLFERFSWRLKDEFQQLRKLSVLRGLCHKVGLELIPKDYDMESPYPFSKTDVISVAPLCKHVGCSSADGRTLLESSKVALDKGKLEDAVMYGTKALAKLIAVCGPYHRATASAYSLLAVVLYHTGDFNQATIYQQKALDINERELGLDHPDTMKSYGDLSVFYYRLQHIELALKYVNRALFLLHFTCGLSHPNTAATYINVAMMEEGMGNVHIALRYLHEALKCNQRLLGVDHIQTAASYHAIAIALSLMEAYSLSVQHEQTTLQILQAKLGAEDLRTQDAAAWLEYFESKALEQQEAARTGAPRLDATIASKGHLSVSDLLDYISPGQGSTTIEAQRKRRSKVLPVDDQSQKGQHDGRSSNPLDHDVTENPVTVVEVNKKEDNSERVATQELEGGNSTRNEESVEINEETSSDEGWQEANPKTRTGHGSGKMFNRRQPGLAKINTNLEYFFPRDSSSRKEVTSQGHKVAPKIGLGEFSPVKQLKAASFSSSEKSTKLSAKMTVAEVSRTSNITVPSRPASLATMASKSLSYKEVAVSPPGTVLKPLLEKVEELNEDKTDSQICVSPTETSEEDGKQSVTIEATPANDRDGQGIHEDEGQISGSESDKSSLEPEGVSCSSNEEKSLRSNGSKLSAAAEPFNPGAYHLTNMLISAALTNVYDVRANQGMLTEPVGFPSIAERVPCGPRSSLYHRTSHSRMKNGYVKYQSPVAEISSYDYPRIMNPHAPEFVPSKARPTCAATEDSRVAVDADSLTGLNNSVTIVSAEEKLDKKATIDVRNARSTKSRLHAEREELARQIQNSFIVKSKQNTSDGPSEFPVSTKKSEFVVTAAKASANDSAIKLHCGSEGKKELLTEANKYSGAKTVDVNKNKHEDGDGFLPVMKRRRNRRQFAQGINGLYSQQSVCA is encoded by the exons ATGGCACCAAGATCAGGCAGGGGAAAGGGAAACAAAGCTAAGACAgacaagaagaagaaagaagagaaag TGATTCCCAGTATTCTTGACATAAGTATCGTCACTCCCTATGAAACTGAAGTTGTTCTCAAG GGCATCTCAACGGACAAGATACTGGATGTGAGAAAGCTATTAGCTGCCAATGTTGAAACATGTCATTTCACAAACTATTCTTTGTCTCATGAG GTGAAGGGACCAAAACTAAATGACAAGTTAGATGTTGCGATTCTGAAGCCATGTTTGCTGAGGATGGTTGAAG AGGACTACACGGAGGAGTCTCAGGCCGTGGATCATGTCCGGAGGTTACTCGACATCGTCGCGTGCACCACACGCTTCGCCAAGGCCAAGGCTGGAAAATCCACCACTCCCTCCGCCGCCGGCGCTGGTACGGAATCTCGGGCCAAGAAGCACAAGGCGCAGCGAAATGCTTCAAGCCGTCCAGCCTCGCCGTCTGATGGAGTGCCACCTTTATCGCCGTCAGCCTCGGCGGCGCAGGAAGAGAATGAAATGGTGGCGATTCATCCAATTCCTAAGCTCTCTGATTTCTACGAGTTCTTCTCTTTGTCTAACCTCTCTCCGCCTATACTAA GTTTGAAAAGAGGTGATTGTAACGATGCTAAAACAAGGCGAGATGGCGACTATTTCGAATTACAG ATTAAGATATGCAATGGGAAGACATTACAAGTGGTTGCAGCAGCAAAAGGTTTCTACACGTTGGGGAAGCCACTTATGCGAAGCCATTGCTTGGTTGATCTTCTGCAACAGCTCAGCCAAGCTTTTGCTAAT GCATATGAATCCTTGATGAAGGCCTTTACAGAACATAACAAG TTTGGTAATCTTCCATATGGTTTCCGCGCCAACACATGGCTTGTCCCTCCATCTGTCGTTGATTCTGCGTCAAACTTCATTCCCCTTCCAGTGGAAGATGAGAGTTGGGGTGGCAACGGCGGAGGTCAGGGAAGGAACGGAGAGCATGATCATAGATCATGGGCTACAGATTTTGCAGTACTGGCAAACCTTCCTTGCAAGACTGAAGAGGAGAGGGTGGTTCGAGACCGAAAGGCTTTTTTGCTTCATAATCTTTTCCTTGACGTCTCTATTTTTAAAGCTGTCTCAGCCATATACAAAGTCATGGATTCTACTTCTAGGGGTACCTCAAATTGTGCTTTGGGTTCAGTACTCTCTGAGGACTGCATTGGTGATTTGTCTATTACAGTTAAGAGAGATTTCGGGGATGCTAGCCTGAAAGAAGCCAAAGTTATCGGCAGTAGAGATTTTAATGAATCTGCTGAGGATGTCGCTCAAAGAAACTTAGTTAAAGGGGTAACTGCCGATGAAAGTGTTGTCATACAT GATACATCCTCATTGAGCATGGTGTCAGTGCGACATTGTGGTTACACTGCAATTGTGAAAGTTGTTGGTGACATTAAGGTGGATAAGAGTCTGCCTCAGGATATCAAAATCGATGACCAACCAGATGGGGGAGCCAATGCACTCAACATCAACAG CTTACGCCTTCTGCTCAACAAGCCAATGACTGCTGGTTTTTCTGGAGGTGGTCAATTGCCCCAGTCTGATTTGGACGACCATGCAAATTCAATGTCTTTGGTCCATAAAATCATTAAGGATGGTTTGAGTAAGTTACAGGGAATGGATGATAAATCCAAAGGGTCCATCAGATGGGAACTTGGTTCTTGTTGGGTTCAGCATCTACAAAAGCAAGAAACACCATCAGAGGACACAGTTGGGAATGATGGTAAGGCTGAACCCACAGTTAAGGGACTTGGAAGACAGTTTAAAATGCTCAAAAAGAGGGAAACAAGACCAAGTAATGTAAGTTCCATGGATGACAATGAAGCAGATGATGTGACAGCCAGCACTCTGAACGCAGAAAGTGGCTCGACGGAACTTAGCAATGGCACACCAAAGTGTGAAACTGAATGGAGGAGATTTGTCTCGCAAGAAGCTTACCTTCGTTTTAAAGAAAGTGGAATGGATCTTCATCTGAAG TCAGTGGATGAACTTGTCGAAATGGCACGCAAGTATTATGATGAAGTTGCTATCCCGAAGCTG GTTACAGACTTTGCATCGTTGGAACTTTCTCCAGTTGATGGACGCACCCTTACCGACTTCATGCATCTAAGGGGTTTACAAATGCGTTCTTTGGGTCGTGTG GTTGAACTTGCAGAGAAGCTTCCTCACATACAGTCGCTTTGTATTCATGAGATGGTTACTCGAGCTTTCAAGCATGTACTTAGAGCTGTCATTGCCTCCATTGACAATGTTGCCAACTTGTCAGCTGCTATAGCATCATCCTTAAATTTCTTGTTCGGGTCCTCTACCACAGAAGACAGTGATGAAAACCACATTCTCAAGATGCAATGGTTAAGggaatttctttttgaaagattCAGTTGGAGATTAAAAGATGAATTCCAACAGTTGAGGAAATTGTCGGTCCTCCGCGGACTTTGTCATAAG GTTGGACTAGAGTTGATTCCAAAAGATTATGATATGGAAAGCCCATATCCGTTCAGTAAAACTGATGTTATCAGCGTAGCGCCTTTGTGTAAA CATGTTGGATGCTCTTCTGCTGATGGACGGACTTTACTAGAATCATCTAAGGTTGCCCTTGACAAAGGGAAGTTGGAAGATGCTGTAATGTATGGAACAAAG GCCCTGGCAAAATTGATAGCTGTATGTGGCCCCTATCACCGTGCCACTGCAAGTGCATATAGCCTCCTGGCCGTTGTCCTTTATCACACTGGAGACTTCAATCAG gCAACAATCTATCAACAGAAGGCATTGGATATCAATGAGAGGGAGCTAGGACTTGACCATCCAGATACAATGAAAAGCTACGGGGATCTTTCGGTATTCTACTATCGTCTCCAGCACATTGAGTTGGCTCTAAA GTATGTCAACCGTGCCTTATTTCTTCTTCACTTTACATGTGGACTATCTCACCCAAACACAGCTGCTACATACATAAATGTGGCTATGATGGAAGAGGGCATGGGAAATGTGCATATTGCTCTTAGATATCTACACGAAGCCCTTAAGTGCAACCAAAGATTACTGGGAGTAGATCATATACAG ACTGCTGCCAGCTATCATGCCATCGCTATAGCTCTTTCTCTCATGGAAGCATATTCACTGAGTGTGCAACATGAGCAAACTACATTGCAGATTCTGCAAGCAAAATTAGGAGCAGAGGATCTCCGTACTCAG gaTGCTGCTGCATGGCTTGAATACTTTGAATCAAAAGCCCTAGAGCAGCAGGAAGCTGCAAGAACTGGAGCTCCAAGATTAGATGCAACCATTGCTAGCAAAGGTCACCTCAG CGTGTCAGATCTATTGGATTACATTAGTCCTGGCCAGGGTTCAACGACCATTGAAGCACAGAGGAAGCGACGTTCAAAG GTGTTGCCAGTAGATGATCAATCTCAAAAAGGACAGCATGATGGAAGAAGTAGCAACCCCTTGGATCATGATGTTACAGAAAATCCTGTGACTGTAGTAGAAGTTAACAAGAAAGAAGACAACTCAGAGAGGGTTGCTACTCAAGAACTTGAAGGCGGTAATAGCACTAGAAATGAGGAATCAGTGGAAATAAATGAAGAAACTAGCTCTGATGAAGGGTGGCAGGAAGCGAATCCGAAAACACGGACGGGGCATGGTAGTGGCAAGATGTTCAACCGAAGGCAACCAGGTCTTGCCAAGATCAATACAAACTTGGAATACTTTTTCCCCCGAGACAGCAGTTCCAGGAAAGAAGTTACTTCACAGGGACACAAAGTGGCACCTAAGATTGGTTTAGGTGAATTTTCTCCTGTAAAGCAACTAAAAGCTGCTAGCTTCAGTTCTTCTGAAAAGTCAACCAAACTCTCTGCTAAAATGACTGTTGCCGAAGTTTCTCGCACATCAAATATCACTGTTCCCTCTCGCCCTGCCTCCCTTGCTACCATGGCTTCCAAATCCTTATCATACAAAGAAGTAGCAGTGTCGCCACCAGGTACGGTTCTAAAGCCTTTATTGGAGAAAGTAGAAGAATTAAATGAGGATAAAACTGATTCCCAGATCTGCGTTAGTCCAACTGAAACATCAGAAGAAGATGGAAAGCAGTCGGTGACCATAGAGGCTACACCAGCCAATGATCGAGACGGACAAGGAATCCATGAAGACGAAGGCCAGATAAGTGGATCTGAGTCAGATAAATCTTCCCTAGAGCCTGAAGGTGTTTCATGTTCAAGTAATGAGGAAAAATCTTTACGATCAAATGGGAGCAAGCTATCTGCAGCTGCTGAACCATTCAATCCAGGTGCCTACCATTTGACCAATATGCTGATTTCTGCTGCTCTGACCAACGTTTATGATGTTAGAGCCAACCAAGGCATGCTTACTGAACCAGTGGGCTTTCCATCAATTGCTGAGAGAGTTCCTTGTGGCCCCAGATCATCTTTGTACCACAGGACAAGCCATTCTCGCATGAAAAATGGATATGTGAAGTATCAAAGTCCTGTTGCTGAAATAAGCAGTTATGATTATCCAAGAATCATGAATCCACATGCACCTGAATTTGTTCCAAGTAAAGCACGGCCGACGTGTGCTGCAACTGAAGATTCAAGAGTAGCTGTTGATGCTGATTCTTTGACAGGGTTGAATAACTCGGTCACAATAGTTTCAGCAGAGGAGAAGCTTGATAAAAAGGCTACAATTGACGTCAGAAATGCTAGATCAACAAAAAGCAGACTACATGCTGAGAGGGAAGAGCTAGCTAGGCAAATACAAAATAGCTTCATTGTGAAGTCAAAACAGAACACTTCAGATGGTCCAAGTGAATTTCCAGTTAGTACAAAGAAGTCTGAGTTCGTAGTTACCGCTGCTAAAGCAAGTGCAAATGACAGTGCGATTAAATTGCACTGTGGAAGTGAAGGGAAAAAAGAACTTTTGACAGAAGCAAATAAATATAGCGGAGCAAAGACAGTTGATGTAAATAAAAATAAGCACGAGGATGGAGACGGTTTTTTGCCTGTGATGAAGCGTAGAAGAAACAGGCGGCAATTTGCCCAAGGTATAAATGGGTTGTACAGTCAACAGTCAGTCTGTGCTTAA